AGGGGCTGGCCGATGAGCTGAACGCAATGCTGGAGGCGCGCGGCGAAGAGCTGCGCATCCAGAAATCCGCCCTGCATGCCTTCGGGCAGGAATTCCGTGACTATGCCCGGATGCAGGATCAGGCGCAGGACGAAATCCGCGCCTTCCTGGAAGAGGCCAGCCTGAAGGACGAGGTCGACGTGACCTCGGCCCTGTTCCAGCAGCTGACCACGATCCAGTGGCGGCTGCAGATGGCGATGGCCACGCCCGACGCGCTGCCCGACCCGCGGGGGATGAAGGATCTGACGACCGCGCTGAACAACCTGATCCGCTCGACCGGCCTGCGCGATGCGATCCTGAAAGCCGAGCACGCCGCGCTGGCCGCAAAACTGGGCGAGGCCGTGGCCGGCGGCGAGATCGACCAGGCCGCCGCGCAGAAGGCGCGCGAAATCATGGGGTTTGCCTGATGTTCGATGCCACGTTTTTAGAACCGCCGGTCCTGCCTCCGCACACAGATGGCGACGGCGAGGAGCCGGACTGCCCGCATTGTGACGGCTATGGCCTGCGCTCCGAATGGATGACGATCAACGGTCGGATGGGTGTCGCAACCGTTCCGTGCAGCTGCCCGGCCGGCCGCGCGTACCGGGAGCGGCGCTGATGGCGTGGCGGTGGAAGAACGCCAAGGGCGAGACCGGCTATGCCCACGCGACGCAAGCGGAGGCCATCGACGACGCGCTGAAAAAGGCGCTGAAACGCGACGTGATGGACATGCAAGCCACCGAGCGCGACCGGCTGTGGGCCGGCCTTGTGCGTGGCGGATGGCGCCTGACGGAGGAGTAAAGGGATGGCTGCGAAATGGCGCTGTCGCTTGTTCTGGGGCAACCCATACACCGTGCCGCCGCACAACATGCCCCGCATCCTGAAGGCGGTCATTTGTGATCACCCGAGAACCATCCCACACGAGATCGAGCAGATGATCGCGCCAGGAACGGAGTGTGCACCCGGTAGCGGCTGGACGATAGGCTGGGAATGCATAGAGCAGCGCCCTATCAGGCGTTGGAGCGTCGAGGCCAAGGCGCGAGTGCGCCGGCTAAGACTTCGTCGGCGGCTCGAAAAGAAGTTTCCTCTGTTTGCGGAAGACTTCATTGCCGCCGAGCTTTCAAGACGACCGCAGTACTTCGCCGGGCAGGATGGGTGAGCCGATGATCCCCTCCTCGCTCCCCATTCCCGCGATCCATATCCCCGCCCGGCACGATCTGGTCGACCGGCGACTGACGGGCAGCTTCTGGATCGGCCCGCCCGATCCTGACGAGGTCGGCGCGCGTTGGATGTGGTTCGTCTGCCCCTGCGGCTGCGGCCAGATGCGCCCGATCACCATCGGGGACCGGTTCAAGCCTGCTGAAGCGCCGTCCTGGTATTGGAATGGCAGCCTGACGGAAGTCACGCTGCACCCGTCGGTGAATTGCGAGGGGCACTGGCATGGCTGGCTGCGCGGTGGTCAATGGGTGCTGGCATGAGTCCCGCCGATATCGTGCGCGCCGACCGTCTGGCCGATCTGGTGTGCCATGACGAGCAGATGACGATCTGGGTCGGCGAGGTCTTGATGGAGTTGGGTGACCATATGCGCGATCCGAGCGACTATGAAGATGTCCTCGACCGCGCGGCTGCCGTAAGAGCGGCGATCCGGCATGTCGTCGAAGGCGCGTTCGCGCATCCCGAA
The genomic region above belongs to Rhodovulum sp. P5 and contains:
- a CDS encoding DUF6527 family protein; this encodes MGEPMIPSSLPIPAIHIPARHDLVDRRLTGSFWIGPPDPDEVGARWMWFVCPCGCGQMRPITIGDRFKPAEAPSWYWNGSLTEVTLHPSVNCEGHWHGWLRGGQWVLA
- a CDS encoding phage protein Gp27 family protein, whose amino-acid sequence is MPPPRKVDLLPEELRRWLQDALRARGFSDYEGLADELNAMLEARGEELRIQKSALHAFGQEFRDYARMQDQAQDEIRAFLEEASLKDEVDVTSALFQQLTTIQWRLQMAMATPDALPDPRGMKDLTTALNNLIRSTGLRDAILKAEHAALAAKLGEAVAGGEIDQAAAQKAREIMGFA